The following are from one region of the Heliangelus exortis chromosome 2, bHelExo1.hap1, whole genome shotgun sequence genome:
- the NFE2L3 gene encoding nuclear factor erythroid 2-related factor 3 produces MCEARSSNPRLPLPSDTQEVPSAQDVELKTSQEALDGCCPHQGDDQLELQVEEEDMNQSKLSHVDSLVSLDNYIELLSLQMENMLEASLLEDTQVTTSSKGQDPSSSQHNISVMQTLCHCFSPHDATPRADHPTQSHSETRHLQRHQFFPQQSSNITKPESLFHGSNSTGLVSAADIRNLLTHDDNFDEIKLLSLALEEGFDPTEAFQLFEEPGSDLGLFLNSSHSTASYSVCSAGAVGHSSDVKPVSLHGFGAVGGHSQEHSKNSHVEYPGDSEHFREATPQQFLHNHTHDQLLSQAASTPEHHKQTWMKKPNDIKDKCHNSININLSSNEHCAKALKVPFLADEIVSMPVDSFNSMLAKNHLTGTQVSLLRDIRRRGKNKVAAQNCRKRKLNAILSLEEDVSSLQRQKESLKKEHSQHSRSINQMKQKLNKLYRDIFRRLRDDQGRPVNPWKYIIHCSSDGSVLIMPKNLTKSQQRQKNKKEQNQN; encoded by the exons GATGTTGAACTGAAAACAAGTCAGGAAGCTTTGGATGGCTGCTGTCCACACCAAGGGGATGATCAGCTGGAACTGCAAGTGGAGGAGGAAGACATGAATCAa AGCAAGCTCAGCCATGTAGATTCCCTTGTCTCCTTGGACAACTATATAGAGCTTCTGTCATTGCAGATGGAAAACATGCTAGAG GCAAGTTTACTGGAAGATACACAAGTTACCACTTCTAGTAAAGGCCAAGACCCATCATCCTCACAGCACAATATAAGTGTGATGCAGACACTTTGCCACTGTTTCAGTCCTCATGACGCCACACCAAGAGCAGACCACCCCACTCAATCACATTCAGAAACAAGACATTTGCAAAGGCATCAgttttttcctcagcaaagcTCTAATATTACAAAACCAGAATCACTATTTCATGGGTCAAATTCGACAGGGCTGGTTTCAGCTGCTGACATTAGAAACCTATTGACCCATGATGATAATTTTGATGAAATTAAACTCCTGTCTTTGGCTCTGGAGGAAGGCTTTGATCCTACAGAAGCTTTTCAGCTCTTTGAAGAACCTGGCTCAGATCTGGGACTGTTTTTGAATTCAAGTCACAGCACTGCCTCTTATTCAGTCTGCAGTGCAGGTGCTGTTGGGCACAGCAGTGATGTTAAACCTGTTTCTTTGCATGGCTTTGGAGCTGTTGGTGGCCATAGCCAAGAACACAGTAAAAACAGTCATGTAGAATATCCAGGTGATTCAGAGCATTTTAGAGAAGCCACACCTCAGCAGTTTCTTCATAACCACACTCATGATCAACTGCTAAGCCAAGCAGCATCCACTCCAGAGCATCACAAGCAGACATGGATGAAGAAGCCAAATGACATAAAGGATAAGTGTCATAATTCTATCAATATAAACCTCAGCAGCAATGAACACTGTGCAAAAGCTCTGAAAGTACCATTTTTGGCAGACGAAATTGTGAGCATGCCTGTCGACTCTTTCAACTCCATGCTAGCAAAGAATCATCTTACAGGTACTCAGGTATCACTTCTACGTGACATCAGAcgaagaggaaaaaacaaagttgcTGCCCAAAATTGTCGTAAACGTAAACTTAATGCAATTCTTAGCTTGGAAGAAGATGTAAGTAGCCTTCAAAGACAAAAGGAGAGCCTTAAAAAGGAACACTCCCAGCATAGCAGATCCATCAACCAGATGAAGCAGAAGTTAAACAAGTTGTACCGTGACATTTTCAGGAGACTGAGGGATGACCAAGGCAGACCTGTCAACCCATGGAAATACATCATTCATTGCAGTAGTGATGGCAGTGTTCTCATAATGCCCAAAAACTTGACCAAATCACAACAGagacaaaagaacaaaaaggagCAGAATCAAAATTAA